A single region of the Kwoniella botswanensis chromosome 1, complete sequence genome encodes:
- a CDS encoding 5'-3' exoribonuclease 2 yields MGVPALFRWLSKKYPKIVNRVIEDTPKKVRTQDGEIEEIPVQYDGPNPNGFEVDNLYLDMNGIVHPCTHPEGKPAPETEAEMMVEIFKYTERVVNMTRPRKVLMMAIDGVAPRAKMNQQRSRRFRAAQEAADKAEEKREAIKMFEAMGHTVSEETQNQKHWDTNAITPGTPFMDLLSISLKYWVSHKLSTDPGWKNLKVILSDSSVPGEGEHKIMDWIRRQRSHSTWDPNTSHVIYGLDADLIMLSLATHEPHFRVLREDVFAQGNKGPQPCKNCGQTGHLTANCIGEKKAKDPNVVEVAKPVDPKPFIFLDVSCLREYLAVELNVPGVPFPFDHELAIDDWIFMIFFVGNDFLPHLPSLEIREGAIDVLLKIWRAELPRMGGYLTNHGKVNLDRAQVILEGLAKNEDEIFQKRKEDEERQEHHSKRRRIDDHRRQNEAKGNGGGQHTRFDSPPKGTMQLNGQEYVAVQPALTARGGPLHPSLPTRPAFDLVPKEEADKKQSDAVKKAMSNTASNSDIVKNRRAIRMANLSAAEALKAELLGGDNEPETVTVENTEDEEKEQLPKDEAKEILEEQGEDEGVDEEIVQPALVTDEDEGEAPIGDETIELDEGADESPSRPNKRKRTKADENDDDDEAAEDDESSSSSLDDDDDAPPNPEADQPIPKKKLKVNPDGTVDGYEDDVKLWEPGYRERYYEKKFGVSLSDTEFIQQITKSYMEGLCWVLEYYYQGVPAWDWFYPYHYAPFAQDFKDIGKLKIEFEISEPFKPFAQLLGVFPAASRIHLPEPLQELMINEDSPILDFYPEDFEIDMNGKKMAWQGVALLPFIDQDRLLAALESKEKDLKPEERIRNRWGDNIMFVSNQQEYGLSEVCSEMYGLKFRDVHMPVPLNPKQSEGATGSILAVPNYIPYSTFESPIPEIEECPDLTNNNSISVRYYFPKQAHPHRSVILPQYKPGPSRLNESDKDWVRRGGGGGGGHRRGPRQSGGDNRTGGPGMGRGGYGGGYAPPGNAYNPPRPSYGGGGGGYGGYNAPPPAPAPYGGYGGGYGGYGGAPAGSAYSAPGQGGYGGYGGGSAYSAYNPPPARNPNPYAAPPPNPYGAPPRPAYGAPPPQGGYGGYGGAGGGTGAGRGGYNPYGGGNSAYQPRNGNAGGGGRGGRRY; encoded by the exons ATG GGTGTTCCAGCATTATTCAGATGGTTATCTAAGAAATACCCTAAAATCGTCAATCGGGTAATCGAAGATACGCCCAAGAAAGTTAGGACGCAGGATggggagattgaagagatacCTGTTCAGTATGATGGACCGAATCCGAACGGGTTCGAGGTGGATAACCTGTATC TCGATATGAACGGTATCGTCCATCCATGTACTCACCCCGAAGGTAAACCTGCACCAGAGACCGAAGCTGAGATGATGGTCGAGATCTTCAAATATACCGAAAGGGTTGTGAATATGACTAGACCAAGGAAGGTATTGATGATGGCCATTG ATGGTGTTGCACCAAGAGCAAAGATGAATCAACAGCGTTCGAGGCGTTTCAGAGCTGCTCAAGAAGCGGCGGACAAGGCtgaggagaaaagagaagcGATAAAGATGTTTGAAGCTATGGGACATACCGTCTCGGAGGAAACACAGAATCAGAAACATTGGGATACCAACGCTATTACGCCAG GAACCCCGTTTATGGACCTACTATCAATCTCCTTAAAATACTGGGTTTCTCATAAACTCTCCACCGACCCAGGATGGAAGAACCTCAAAGTCATCTTGTCAGATTCAAGTGTACCCGGAGAAGGTGAACATAAGATCATGGACTGGATAAGACGACAAAGATCTCATTCGACTTGGGACCCCAATACATCACACGTCATATATGGTCTAGATGCGGATCTGATCATGCTTTCGTTAGCTACTCATGAACCTCACTTCAGAGTtttgagagaagatgttTTCGCTCAGGGGAATAAGGGACCTCAGCCTTGTAAGAATTGTGGACAGACAGGTCATTTGACCGCTAATTGTATTG GCGAGAAAAAAGCAAAAGATCCAAATGTAGTGGAAGTAGCCAAACCCGTCGACCCCaaaccattcatcttccttgacGTCTCATGTCTACGAGAATATTTAGCTGTCGAACTCAATGTACCCGGTGTCCCATTCCCTTTCGACCACGAATTAGCGATCGATGATTGGATTTTCATGATTTTCTTCGTTGGAAACGATTTCTTACCTCATCTACCAAGTTTGGAGATCCGTGAAGGTGCTATCGATGTATTACTCAAGATTTGGAGAGCGGAGTTACCCAGGATGGGAGGGTACTTGACGAATCATGGAAAGGTCAATTTGGATCGTGCACAGGTCATCTTAGAGGGATTGGCTaaaaatgaagatgaaatcttccagaagaggaaggaag ATGAGGAACGACAAGAACATCATTCCAAGCGAAGACGAATAGATGACCATCGTCGGCAGAATGAGGCTAAGGGCAATGGAGGAGGCCAGCATACTCGATTCGATTCTCCGCCCAAAGGAACAATGCAATTGAATGGACAAGAATACGTAGCTGTCCAACCTGCTCTTACAGCCCGTGGAGGTCCTCTTCACCCTTCGTTACCTACTAGACCCGCGTTTGATCTCGTACcgaaggaagaagcggaCAAGAAACAATCAGACGCAGTCAAGAAAGCTATGTCGAATACTGCGTCCAACTCCGATATCGTGAAAAATAGAAGAGCTATACGGATGGCCAATCTGAGTGCGGCTGAAGCTCTCAAAGCTGAATTGCTAGGTGGTGATAACGAACCTGAAACTGTCACGGTGGAGAATaccgaagatgaggagaaggaacagTTACCCAAAGATGAAGCTAAGGAGATActggaagaacaaggtgaagatgaaggtgtagatgaggAGATCGTGCAGCCCGCTTTGGTaactgatgaagatgaaggtgaagctCCGATAGGTGATGAGACGATTGAATTGGACGAAGGAGCGGATGAATCGCCTAGTAGGCCAaataagaggaagaggaccaAAGCGGacgagaatgatgatgatgacgaagcAGCAGAGGATGACGAGTCATCAAGTAGCTCgttggatgatgacgatgacgcTCCACCTAATCCCGAAGCTGATCAACCTATCCCCAAGAAGAAACTCAAGGTCAATCCCGATGGTAcggttgatggatatgaggatgatgtgaaaCTTTGGGAGCCTGGATATAGAGAAAGGTACTACGAGAAGAAGTTTGGGGTTTCATTATCGGACACTGAGTTCATACAGCA GATAACGAAATCATACATGGAAGGATTATGTTGGGTCCTGGAATACTATTACCAAGGTGTACCCGCATGGGATTGGTTCTATCCATATCACTATGCACCCTTCGCTCAAGATTTCAAAGATATCGGTAAACTCAAGATTGAATTTGAGATCAGCGAACCGTTCAAACCTTTTGCTCAGCTGTTGGGTGTGTTCCCTGCTGCGAG TCGAATACATTTACCTGAACCTCTACAAGAATTAATGATAAACGAAGATTCCCCAATCTTAGATTTCTATCCCGAAGATTTCGAGATCGACATGAATGGTAAGAAGATGGCATGGCAAGGTGTTGCCCTCTTACCGTTCATCGACCAAGATCGATTACTCGCTGCGTTAGAAAGCAAGGAGAAGGACTTGAAGCCAGAAGAAAGGATTAGGAACAGGTGGGGAGACAATATTATGTTTGTGTCGAATCAGCAGGAATATGGGTTGAGCGAGGTGTGCTCGGAAATGTATGGGTTGAAGTTCAGGGATGTCcacatg CCCGTCCCTCTCAACCCCAAACAGTCCGAAGGAGCCACCGGGTCTATCTTAGCTGTACCGAACTACATCCCTTACTCGACATTTGAATCTCCCATACCAGAAATAGAAGAATGCCCCGATTTGACCAATAACAATTCTATCTCTGTTCGATACTACTTCCCTAAACAGGCTCATCCCCATCGATCAGTCATCTTACCACAGTACAAGCCTGGTCCGTCAAGGTTGAACGAGAGCGATAAAGACTGGGTACGAcgcggaggaggtggtggaggagggcATCGGAGAGGACCAAGACAAAGTGGAGGAGATAACAGGACTGGTGGACCTGGAATGGGTAGAG gtggatatggtggaGGTTATGCTCCACCCGGAAATGCTTATAATCCACCTCGACCTTCgtatggaggaggtggaggagggtaTGGTGGATACAacgctcctccacctgcacctgcaccttaTGGTGGATATGGAGGCGGTTATGGAGGTTATGGAGGTGCACCCGCGGGTAGTGCGTACTCTGCACCGGGTCAGGGAGGATATGGAGgatatggaggtggatcagctTATA GCGCATACAACCCACCACCAGCACGTAATCCCAACCCATATgctgctccaccacctaatCCCTATGGCGCACCTCCCAGACCAGCTTACGgagcaccaccacctcaagGAGGGTATGGTGGTtatggaggagcaggaggtggCACGGGTGCAGGAAGAGGAGGTTATAACCCCTATGGAGGTGGGAATTCAGCTTATCAACCTAGGAATGGAAATgcaggagggggaggaagaggtggtagacGGTATTAA
- a CDS encoding proteasome subunit beta type-5: MNSVLTQLQPAAPHQSRLEEDDEFERTDAASWGSMAGFGNLSRTGGVQGMSVPRVSDPTSFLDMHTDNMSSNPEAKIKIAHGTTTLAFKFQGGVIVAVDSRATAGSYVASGTVKKVIEINKFLLGTMAGGAADCQYWETYLGMQCRLYELRNKERISVAAASKILSNIVYQYKGMGLSMGTMVCGWDKTGPCIFYVDDDGQRLKGDLFSVGSGSTFAYGVLDQGYRWDLTDEEAQELGRRSIIAAGHRDAYSGNTCNLYHVKQDGWDFIGNYDVNELWYEYEGKKKAERESQTAAAAAAASPMAVEP, encoded by the exons ATGAACTCAGTCTTAACTCAGCTACAACCCGCTGCACCCCATCAATCCCGATtagaagaggacgatgaatTCGAACGTACCGATGCTGCTTCATGGGGTAGTATGGCTGGATTTGGCAACTTGTCTAGAACGGGTGGTGTGCAAGGAATGAGTGTCCCCAGAGTATCTGAT CCAACATCGTTTCTTGATATGCACACAGATAACATGTCCTCCAACCCCGAAGCCAAGATAAAAATAGCACACGGTACGACCACTTTGGCGTTCAAATTTCAAGGTGGTGTTATAGTGGCTGTAGATTCGAGAGCAACTGCTGGAAGTTatgttg CCTCTGGGACGGTGAAGAAAGTAATCGAGATTAACAAATTCTTACTTGGTACTATGGCTGGTGGTGCTGCTGATTGTCAATACTG GGAAACATACCTCGGTATGCAATGTCGATTATACGAATTACGAAACAAGGAGAGAATCTCGGTAGCGGCAGCTTCAAAGATATTGTCGAACATTGTGTATCAGTACAAGGGTATGGGACTGAGTATG GGAACTATGGTCTGTGGATGGGACAAAACCGGGCCATGTATCTTCTatgtagatgacgatggacaAAGGTTAAAAGGAGATTTGTTCTCTGTCGGTTCAGGTAGTACTTTCGCCTATGGTGTACTTGATCAA GGTTACCGATGGGATTTGACAGATGAGGAAGCCCAAGAATTAGGTAGAAGGTCGATCATCGCTGCTGGTCATCGGGATGCTTATTCAGGTAACACATGTAATTTGTATCATGTCAAGCAAGATGGCTGGGACTTCATCG GCAACTACGATGTCAATGAGTTGTGGTACGAGTACgagggtaagaagaaggctgagaGGGAATCGCAAACCgctgcagctgcagctgctGCTTCTCCAATGGCTGTTGAACCATAG
- a CDS encoding OPT family small oligopeptide transporter: MSVTPREAEAYELPSLRAESNSKGYDEGEEISQEDARLLGRSDENKSGGEEESEGDPATYRRAVEDEEIIGKGTNIEALVARTVPSTDDPTLPTLTLRVLVLGSTFCILGACSSMVFYFKSNAPQFSQYFVILATYPLGHILANEKMIPRGKRIFGWELNPGRFSIKEAILVSVLSSSGAAAAYAADILAIMDLYYDTPVGRLPSILLLLTTQCIGFGLAGMLQNLLVNPPAMYWPSTLVTVQLFTTLYSSTSSVLSTAAQAMTTKRLRIFMIIFLITFIYQFLPFLLFPTLTSVSVLCLMNNESWWMRTLGSGYSGLGVANWSFDWSSIGSSGPLYTPYWALGNYFGGLVGMIWVIMPLILITNFWSARSFPSPVSAGLYNSTFQKFDVTSILKPDLSLDEVAYETAKPLLLTPYFAITYGLSFAALSSVLVHVWLWHRDEIKKALSKRGHDLNDVHNKLMRSYLPVPSSWYIGLLGVNFGAAVILVKTTPLQMPIWALILAMAIATIFLVPVGIIAAVSNTQIGLNVLTEFVAGVLMPGKPIGNVTFKCYGYMAMSQALALTSDLKLGWYTSIPPREMFACQILGTVLGALANYVTLESVLESKRPFLNGSVVDPTGQWTGRAPAIFYSASIIWGAVAPARFFSGGYEVLYLGFLIGAIVPLACWWGHKRWPGYKLNKVVFPIICSGATIVPQYPTNIILTSMIVAVLSNSYFAKRYPKTHGKYIYVISSALDAGTSITALTIYVLFGGVIWTWNGPEWWGNARGDTEHCVPGT, translated from the exons ATGTCCGTCACGCCTCGAGAGGCCGAAGCATATgagcttccttctctccgAGCTGAATCCAATTCCAAGGGCTatgacgaaggagaagagatcagTCAAGAGGACGCAAGGCTACTCGGTAGATCAGATGAGAACAAaagtggaggagaagaagaatcagaaGGTGATCCAGCTACGTACAGAAGGGCAgtagaagacgaagagatTATAGGGAAAGGTACCAATATAGAAGCTTTGGTAGCCCGT ACCGTCCCATCAACAGATGATCCTACACTACCCACGTTGACTCTACGAGTACTGGTACTTGGATCGACCTTCTGCATCTTAGGAGCATGTTCATCGATGGTTTTTTACTTCAAATCTAATGCGCCTCAATTCTCCCAGTATTTCGTTATATTAGCTACATACCCTCTCGGACACATACTAGccaatgagaagatgatacctagaggaaagaggatattcGGGTGGGAGCTAAATCCTGGAAGGTTCTCTATCAAAGAGGCAATTCTGGTCAG TGTTTTGAGCTCATCGGGAGCTGCTGCTGCTTATGCGGCTGATATATTGGCGATCATGGATTTGTACTATGATACACCCGTCGGACGACTACCTTCGATATTGTTGTTATTGACTACGCAGTGTATCGGATTCGGACTGGCAG GAATGCTGCAAAACCTCCTCGTCAATCCTCCAGCAATGTACTGGCCCTCCACCCTAGTCACCGTCCAACTATTTACCACACTCTactcatcaacttcttcgGTCTTGTCAACCGCTGCTCAAGCCATGACAACCAAGAGATTACGTATATTCATGATTATATTCCTTATCACATTCATCTATCAGTTCTTACCCTTCTTGCTCTTTCCCACATTGACATCGGTATCGGTACTGTGTCTGATGAATAACGAATCATGGTGGATGAGGACATTGGGAAGTGGATATTCCGGACTTGGCGTGGCCAATTGGAGTTTCGATTGGAGTAGTATTGGTTCTTCTGGTCCTTTGTATACTCCCTATTGGGCTCTGGGAAATTACTTTGGTGGTTTGGTAGGGATGATATGGGTA ATCATGCCCCTCATCCTAATTACCAATTTCTGGTCAGCCAGATCATTCCCTTCACCCGTCTCTGCAGGTCTATACAATTCGACATTCCAAAAATTCGACGTGACATCAATATTGAAACCTGATTTATCGTTGGATGAAGTAGCTTATGAAACCGCAAAACCATTATTGCTTACTCCATATTT TGCTATCACATACGGGTTGAGTTTTGCTGCCCTGTCAAGTGTGTTAGTACATGTATGGCTATGGCACCGAGATGAGATTAAAAAAG CTTTATCGAAACGCGGTCATGATCTGAATGATGTTCATAA CAAGCTCATGCGATCGTATCTTCCCGTACCTTCATCCTGGTATATCGGCTTGTTGGGGGTGAATTTCGGTGCAGCAG TGATACTTGTCAAGACTACTCCACTACAAATGCCTATATGGGCTCTGATACTTGCTATGGCAATAGCTACG ATCTTCTTGGTGCC TGTTGGGATCATAGCGGCTGTTAGCAACACGCAGATAGGATTG AATGTCTTGACCGAATT CGTTGCTGGAGTTCTCATGCCTGGAAAACCGATTGGAAA TGTGACTTTCAAATGCTACGGAT ATATGGCTATGTCACAAGCTCTTGCTCTCACATCCGATCTGAAACTCGGCTGGTACACTTCTATACCTCCTAGAGAGATGTTTGCGTGTCAGATACTAGGTACGGTGCTAGGTGCTTTAGCCAACT ATGTCACTCTGGAATCTGTACTGGAGTCCAAACGACCTTTCCTCAACGGCTCGGTAGTAGATCCGACAGGTCAATGGACGGGTAGAGCGCCAGCAATATTTTACTCCGCTTCAATCATATGGGGTGCAGTAGCTCCCGCGAGGTTCTTCAGTGGAGGGTATGAAGTGCTGTATCTCGGTTTTCTCATTGGTGCAATTGTACCTTTAGCTTGTTGGTGGGGTCATAAGAGGTGGCCTGGATATAAATTGAACAAA GTTGTATTTCCGATCATATGTAGCGGCGCTACAATTGTACCCCAATA CCCAACGAATATCATCCTCACATCGATGATAGTCGCTGTCCTGTCGAACTCGTACTTCGCCAAGAGATATCCCAAGACACACGGTAAATACATATACGTGATTTCATCTGCTCTAGATGCTGGTACTTCCATCACTGCCTTGACGATATATGTTCTTTTCGGAGGGGTGATATGGACGTGGAATGGTCCGGAATGGTGGGGTAATGCAAGGGGAGATACGGAACATTGCGTCCCAGGGACTTGA